Proteins encoded in a region of the Enterococcus gilvus ATCC BAA-350 genome:
- a CDS encoding TetR/AcrR family transcriptional regulator: protein MRRKVYTKDQILKAAYEVVENEGFSGFTARNIAKKMGISTQPIYLEFKNMSDLKNTLLDEICNHLYYDIFPEVRTGDTIIDLGLNYVYFAKEQGNLYNALYVQEYGGGKKMHDFSYNYFHQLMLEHPKYSQLSEKRINALHVGTWICVTGIATLMSSGIIEPTQDEIVHLINRTINNILEEEDTSVLDSL from the coding sequence ATGAGAAGAAAAGTTTACACAAAAGACCAGATTCTAAAGGCTGCCTATGAAGTTGTCGAAAATGAAGGTTTTTCTGGATTTACTGCACGTAACATCGCCAAAAAAATGGGAATCAGTACGCAACCGATCTATTTAGAATTTAAAAATATGAGTGATCTTAAGAACACATTGTTAGATGAGATCTGCAATCACCTATATTATGATATTTTCCCAGAAGTTCGTACAGGTGATACCATCATCGACTTAGGCTTGAATTATGTTTATTTTGCAAAAGAGCAAGGCAATTTGTACAATGCGCTGTACGTTCAAGAATACGGCGGCGGGAAGAAAATGCACGACTTTTCTTACAACTACTTCCACCAATTGATGCTTGAGCATCCTAAATACAGCCAATTATCTGAAAAACGCATCAACGCATTGCATGTAGGAACGTGGATTTGTGTGACGGGGATCGCGACACTGATGTCTTCTGGTATCATTGAACCGACGCAAGATGAAATCGTTCATTTGATCAATCGTACGATTAACAATATCTTAGAAGAAGAAGACACTTCTGTATTAGATTCATTATAA
- a CDS encoding threonine/serine exporter family protein, which translates to MEQQNYAQLVLNTCLKAGKIMMESGSEVYRVEDTMKRIALNAGLDDIQTYVTATGLIVGFPSEQNSQVVQITPQSINLEKVTAVNQGSRQFADGELSLPDFYLYLEEVDSVTPDFPYLWKIIAAGVVSSTLMIILNGTWFDFLPTFVIGMIGFAVHTFFGNQLHMKFLNDFVAALVIGSLSLLAVSSSAALEVNSLIIGSIMPLVPGLAITNAFRDIMAGHLISGVARGTEALFIAGAIGGGIIVAFNFF; encoded by the coding sequence ATGGAACAGCAAAACTACGCACAACTTGTTTTAAATACTTGCTTGAAAGCTGGGAAGATCATGATGGAATCCGGCTCAGAAGTTTATCGAGTGGAAGACACGATGAAACGAATCGCTCTCAATGCAGGCCTTGATGATATACAAACCTATGTGACCGCCACAGGCTTGATCGTCGGATTCCCTTCGGAGCAGAACAGCCAAGTGGTTCAAATCACACCGCAATCCATCAATCTAGAAAAAGTGACCGCGGTCAACCAGGGCTCGCGCCAATTCGCTGATGGGGAGCTTTCTTTGCCAGACTTCTATCTTTATTTAGAGGAAGTCGATTCAGTTACACCGGATTTTCCGTACCTGTGGAAAATCATTGCGGCTGGTGTCGTCAGCAGCACACTTATGATCATTTTGAATGGGACTTGGTTTGATTTTCTCCCAACCTTTGTCATCGGAATGATTGGTTTTGCCGTCCATACGTTTTTCGGCAACCAGCTCCATATGAAATTTTTAAATGATTTCGTTGCCGCATTGGTCATCGGCAGCTTATCCTTATTGGCGGTCTCTTCTTCTGCTGCACTTGAGGTCAACAGTTTGATCATTGGGTCCATCATGCCCCTCGTGCCCGGACTGGCTATCACAAACGCCTTTCGCGATATCATGGCGGGTCATTTGATCAGCGGCGTTGCCCGTGGCACAGAAGCTTTATTCATTGCTGGTGCGATCGGCGGCGGTATCATCGTCGCGTTTAATTTCTTTTAA
- a CDS encoding threonine/serine exporter family protein — protein MNFLINFLFSMFSTIAFSVITNIPRRAFLACGLTGAAGWMTFWILQTYFHQNIGISNFLGALMIGLISIFFSRMMHMPVIVFNVPSLVPLVPGGPAYMAVRHMMNQEFTESMEKVVTVLVTSGAIAIGFMFTNLIERALKRTRSNFRTK, from the coding sequence ATGAATTTTCTTATCAATTTTCTTTTTAGCATGTTCAGTACGATCGCCTTCAGCGTCATCACGAATATTCCGCGCCGTGCTTTTTTAGCCTGCGGCCTGACTGGTGCGGCTGGTTGGATGACTTTTTGGATCTTGCAAACGTATTTTCATCAAAATATTGGGATCTCGAATTTTTTAGGCGCCTTGATGATCGGTCTTATTAGTATTTTTTTCTCTCGTATGATGCACATGCCGGTGATCGTTTTTAACGTTCCGAGTTTGGTTCCGTTGGTTCCGGGGGGCCCCGCCTATATGGCCGTTCGTCATATGATGAATCAGGAGTTCACTGAATCCATGGAAAAAGTCGTGACTGTTCTGGTTACTTCGGGAGCGATCGCCATCGGGTTCATGTTCACGAACCTGATCGAGCGGGCGTTAAAACGGACACGCTCGAACTTTAGAACAAAGTAA
- a CDS encoding TVP38/TMEM64 family protein yields MSVVQSRRLLNLISIMGIAITISLSVYFYRLGVFNDMNSLRQLVGLSPIAGPLIFVLIQIIQVVIPIIPGGISLAAGVLIFGPYWGFAYNYIGIVIGSLILFLMGRHYGKPLIMHLVSDKIYQKYQHWLDDPRFDKWFALAIFLPVAPDDALCLMASLTNMSFKKYSAIIFLAKPASIFLYSLALLQGGTLLSHLLVH; encoded by the coding sequence ATGAGTGTCGTTCAATCCAGGAGACTATTAAACCTTATTTCGATAATGGGAATTGCTATAACGATCAGTTTATCTGTCTATTTTTATCGCTTAGGCGTATTCAACGATATGAATTCACTGCGACAACTTGTCGGGCTGTCACCAATTGCCGGACCGCTCATCTTCGTATTGATCCAAATCATCCAAGTGGTGATCCCGATCATTCCGGGGGGCATCAGTCTTGCGGCTGGCGTCTTGATCTTCGGCCCTTATTGGGGATTTGCTTACAACTACATCGGAATCGTGATCGGTTCCTTGATTTTATTCTTAATGGGCAGACATTACGGCAAGCCTCTGATCATGCATCTTGTCAGCGACAAGATCTACCAGAAATACCAGCATTGGCTGGATGATCCGCGCTTCGACAAATGGTTCGCACTCGCGATTTTCTTGCCAGTCGCACCAGACGATGCCCTCTGTTTGATGGCTAGTTTAACGAATATGTCCTTTAAAAAATACAGTGCGATCATCTTTTTAGCAAAACCTGCCTCCATCTTTTTATACAGCTTGGCTTTGCTGCAAGGCGGCACGTTACTCTCTCACCTACTCGTCCACTAA
- a CDS encoding glycerophosphodiester phosphodiesterase family protein, whose protein sequence is MTYLRRRITHFFSTFSIYNFLLLAFGLPFLSESLFLFFRQSLLNSLYHPFYFVLFLALVFLYGNFFSQLQSNEKLFQNFSLKGAFVSFLFWLVLSPLFFFRFYQLLLVWRPLPADVLSFLFLYRWKILPVLLLLYVLLLYGLYRVILVPRYLKRGLTLKESIQLSREKTKKRPVKQLLIFFLIPFAFLATSLLVKLGFIGLTRLLVSQSGAMCLLLLYRVVQNSLWALFFLYLAASDKKVVDKEAPNKASIVWLSLTVFACLGLYTLQYMQSFTTQRPNTPISISHRGVSGRNGVQNSIAALQKTSSQYHPDLVEMDVQETADHQLVVMHDEDLQALAHKKLRVDEATWAELKELTLEENGYTSDIPLFSDYLAAANEINQKLLIELKVTDKTKATILQQLLPLKEQLADHQLQSMDLDIANQLKERFPTWKVGYILPFDLLGAPKNNLDFVNIEARTANGELIRNLQHQKKQVYVWSIHSKQQASIYPYLHVNGLLTDDLRLLSHYGDDIKGKTASILQFN, encoded by the coding sequence ATGACTTATTTACGTCGACGGATCACGCATTTTTTTAGTACGTTCTCTATTTATAATTTTTTACTGCTTGCCTTTGGTCTCCCTTTTTTATCGGAGAGTCTCTTTTTATTTTTTAGGCAAAGCCTATTGAATTCGCTTTATCACCCATTTTATTTCGTGCTTTTTTTAGCCTTGGTTTTCCTTTATGGGAACTTTTTTAGTCAACTGCAATCCAATGAAAAACTATTTCAGAATTTTTCTCTAAAGGGGGCATTTGTCAGCTTTCTGTTTTGGCTCGTGCTGTCACCCCTCTTTTTCTTTCGTTTTTATCAGTTGCTGCTAGTGTGGCGCCCGCTTCCAGCAGATGTCCTTTCTTTTCTGTTCCTGTATCGCTGGAAAATTTTACCTGTGCTGCTGCTTTTATACGTGCTGCTGCTCTATGGTCTTTATCGGGTGATCTTGGTGCCACGATATTTGAAACGAGGACTGACGCTCAAGGAAAGTATTCAGCTCAGTCGGGAAAAAACGAAAAAGCGACCAGTCAAACAGTTGCTCATTTTTTTCCTGATCCCGTTCGCATTTTTAGCAACGAGCCTGCTCGTTAAGCTCGGTTTTATTGGTCTGACGCGTCTATTAGTCAGTCAAAGCGGTGCGATGTGCCTGCTGCTGCTTTATCGCGTGGTCCAAAATTCCCTTTGGGCGCTCTTTTTCCTTTATTTAGCGGCCTCCGACAAGAAGGTCGTAGACAAGGAAGCCCCAAATAAGGCCTCCATCGTCTGGTTGAGTTTGACAGTTTTTGCTTGTCTCGGTCTTTATACGCTGCAATACATGCAATCCTTCACGACGCAACGCCCGAATACGCCTATATCGATTTCTCATCGGGGCGTCTCAGGACGAAACGGTGTCCAAAATTCCATCGCCGCGCTGCAAAAGACGAGCAGCCAGTACCATCCTGATCTTGTTGAAATGGACGTACAGGAAACCGCAGATCACCAATTGGTCGTGATGCACGATGAGGACCTGCAAGCACTCGCCCATAAGAAGCTTCGTGTCGACGAGGCGACTTGGGCAGAATTAAAGGAGCTCACTTTAGAAGAGAACGGGTATACGAGCGACATCCCGCTATTTTCCGACTATCTGGCGGCGGCAAACGAGATCAACCAGAAACTACTGATCGAGCTGAAAGTCACCGATAAAACGAAGGCGACGATCCTTCAACAGCTGCTGCCTTTAAAAGAGCAGCTCGCGGATCATCAATTGCAAAGTATGGATCTAGACATTGCCAATCAGCTAAAGGAACGCTTCCCTACTTGGAAGGTCGGCTACATCTTGCCCTTTGATCTCTTAGGCGCACCAAAGAACAACTTGGATTTCGTGAACATCGAAGCGCGGACTGCCAACGGTGAGCTCATTCGGAATTTGCAGCACCAAAAGAAACAAGTATATGTCTGGTCGATCCATTCCAAGCAGCAAGCGTCTATTTACCCATACTTGCACGTCAATGGGCTTCTGACAGATGACCTTCGCCTTTTGTCCCACTACGGAGACGATATAAAAGGAAAAACTGCCAGTATTCTACAATTCAATTAA
- a CDS encoding glucose-6-phosphate isomerase — MAHIHFDYSKVAPFVSEHEMDYIKSEVALAHKELREGTGAGNDFLGWIDLPVNYDKDEFARIKKAAEKIQSDSEVLVVIGIGGSYLGARAAIEFLHQTFFNVLDKEDRKAPQVFFAGNSISSTYIADLIEVIGDRDFSVNVISKSGTTTEPAIAFRVFKELLIKKYGEEEANKRIYATTDKARGAVKVEADAAGWESFVIPDDVGGRFSVLTAVGLLPIAASGADIDALMKGAADAREAYSSENLDENEAYQYAALRNILYRKGKVTEILVNYEPGMQYFNEWWKQLYGESEGKDLKGIYPSSANFSTDLHSFGQYIQEGRRNIFETIVKVENPRKSVAIPSQESDLDGLGYLEGKDVDFVNSKAYQGTLLAHTDGGVPNFVLNIPTMDAYTLGYAMYFFEIAVGISGYLLGVNPFNQPGVEAYKKNMFALLGKPGFEELAKELNDRL, encoded by the coding sequence ATGGCACACATACATTTCGATTATTCGAAAGTAGCACCATTCGTGAGCGAACATGAAATGGACTACATCAAATCTGAAGTAGCTCTAGCTCACAAAGAATTACGCGAAGGAACTGGCGCAGGAAATGATTTCCTAGGCTGGATCGACCTTCCAGTAAACTATGACAAAGATGAATTTGCTCGTATCAAAAAAGCAGCTGAAAAAATTCAATCTGATTCTGAAGTATTAGTCGTAATCGGAATCGGTGGTTCATACCTTGGAGCTCGTGCAGCAATCGAATTCTTACACCAAACGTTCTTCAACGTGTTAGACAAAGAAGATCGCAAAGCACCGCAAGTATTCTTTGCAGGAAACTCAATCAGCTCAACATATATCGCTGACTTGATCGAAGTGATCGGCGACCGTGATTTCTCAGTTAATGTGATTTCTAAATCAGGAACGACGACTGAGCCAGCAATCGCATTCCGTGTCTTCAAAGAATTATTGATCAAAAAATACGGTGAAGAAGAAGCAAACAAACGTATTTATGCGACAACAGATAAAGCCCGCGGCGCAGTTAAAGTTGAAGCAGACGCAGCAGGTTGGGAAAGCTTTGTCATTCCTGATGATGTTGGCGGACGTTTCTCTGTATTAACAGCAGTGGGTCTATTACCAATCGCAGCCAGCGGCGCAGACATCGACGCCTTGATGAAGGGTGCAGCGGATGCTCGCGAAGCTTACTCAAGCGAAAACTTAGACGAAAACGAAGCGTATCAATATGCCGCTCTTCGTAATATTCTATACCGTAAAGGGAAAGTGACTGAAATCTTGGTCAACTACGAACCAGGTATGCAATATTTCAACGAATGGTGGAAACAATTATACGGCGAATCAGAAGGAAAAGACTTGAAGGGGATCTACCCATCAAGTGCCAACTTCTCAACAGACTTGCATTCATTTGGACAATATATCCAAGAAGGCCGCCGCAACATCTTTGAAACGATCGTGAAAGTGGAAAACCCTCGTAAATCAGTGGCGATCCCTTCACAAGAATCTGACTTAGATGGCTTAGGCTACTTAGAAGGCAAAGATGTTGACTTCGTAAACTCTAAAGCGTACCAAGGAACGTTATTAGCACATACAGATGGCGGTGTTCCGAACTTCGTATTGAACATCCCTACAATGGATGCTTACACTCTAGGCTACGCAATGTACTTCTTTGAAATCGCAGTGGGTATCTCTGGCTACTTGCTAGGTGTGAACCCATTCAACCAACCAGGCGTGGAAGCATACAAGAAAAACATGTTTGCTTTGCTTGGCAAACCAGGATTTGAAGAGTTAGCAAAAGAATTGAACGATCGTCTGTAA
- the gdhA gene encoding NADP-specific glutamate dehydrogenase has translation MEVKEYVEQVQKNLEAKDPNQEEFLQAVDEFLPTVIPFLEEHPEYVEKNILGMILEPERMVQFRVPWQDDEGNWQVNRGYRVQFNSAIGPYKGGLRFHPSVNLSILKFLGFEQIFKNSLTGLPIGGGKGGSDFDPKGKSDSEVMRYCQSFMTELSKHIGPNLDVPAGDIGVGGREIGYLFGQYKRLREYDMGVLTGKPLGFNGSLGRTEATGYGAVYFVKHLLEDRDDSFEGKKVLVSGSGNVAIYAIEKAQELGATAITCSDSNGYIYDKDGIDVALLKDIKEVRRERLTEYAKERPNAEYHEGSVWAFETEADIALPCATQNEIDDEKAEILVKNGVKVVAEGANMPSTNGAVKLYHENGVLYGPGKAANAGGVAVSALEMSQNSQRLAWTKDEVDGKLDDIMKNIYETCRDTAAKYADKDNFAAGANIAGFEKVAAAMLAQGTV, from the coding sequence ATGGAAGTAAAAGAATATGTTGAACAGGTTCAGAAAAACTTAGAGGCAAAAGATCCGAATCAGGAAGAATTTTTACAAGCGGTGGATGAATTTTTACCAACGGTGATCCCGTTTCTTGAAGAGCATCCAGAATATGTAGAGAAAAATATTTTAGGCATGATACTGGAGCCGGAACGTATGGTCCAATTTCGTGTGCCTTGGCAAGACGATGAAGGAAATTGGCAAGTCAATCGCGGCTACCGTGTCCAATTTAACTCAGCGATCGGCCCATATAAGGGTGGTCTGCGTTTCCACCCAAGCGTAAACTTAAGTATTTTAAAATTCTTAGGTTTTGAGCAAATCTTTAAAAATAGTTTGACTGGCTTGCCGATCGGCGGCGGTAAAGGCGGATCGGATTTTGATCCAAAAGGAAAATCTGATTCAGAAGTGATGCGCTATTGTCAAAGCTTCATGACGGAATTGTCGAAGCATATCGGGCCAAATCTGGACGTACCAGCAGGAGACATCGGTGTTGGCGGACGCGAGATTGGTTATTTGTTCGGTCAATACAAGCGTCTGCGTGAATACGACATGGGCGTGCTGACTGGTAAACCTTTAGGCTTTAATGGCAGCCTTGGACGGACGGAAGCGACAGGCTACGGGGCCGTTTACTTTGTGAAGCATCTATTGGAAGACCGCGACGATTCTTTCGAGGGCAAAAAGGTCCTTGTTTCAGGAAGCGGGAACGTGGCGATCTATGCGATTGAAAAGGCACAGGAATTAGGTGCAACAGCGATCACGTGTTCAGACTCGAATGGCTATATCTATGATAAAGACGGCATTGATGTGGCCTTATTGAAAGACATCAAGGAAGTGCGTCGTGAGCGTTTGACTGAATATGCAAAAGAGCGTCCAAATGCGGAATACCATGAAGGTTCTGTCTGGGCGTTTGAAACAGAAGCAGACATCGCGCTGCCATGTGCGACACAAAATGAGATCGATGATGAAAAAGCGGAGATCTTAGTGAAAAATGGTGTGAAAGTGGTCGCTGAAGGCGCGAATATGCCTAGTACGAACGGTGCAGTGAAATTGTATCATGAAAATGGCGTGCTTTACGGACCAGGAAAAGCAGCGAATGCTGGGGGCGTAGCAGTATCTGCTCTAGAAATGAGCCAAAACTCGCAACGTTTGGCTTGGACCAAAGATGAGGTCGACGGAAAATTAGACGACATCATGAAAAATATTTATGAAACCTGCCGCGATACCGCAGCAAAATATGCTGATAAAGATAATTTTGCAGCGGGGGCAAATATAGCTGGTTTTGAGAAAGTCGCTGCTGCGATGTTGGCGCAAGGAACTGTCTAA
- a CDS encoding NAD(P)/FAD-dependent oxidoreductase, whose product MSKKFDVIVIGGGPSGMMAAITAAMNGAQVALFEKNKRLGKKLLMTGGGRCNVTNNRSVDDLIVHIPGNGRFLYSTFSQFDNQDVMRFFSERGVALKEEDHGRIFPVSDKSATIVNTLKEELETLNVSLHFKEPVEKIISDGAAIQGVRTSEGDYSAKSVIITTGGITYPSTGSQGDGYRFAKSVGHHVTPLYPTESPIFLTDAFVEEKTLQGLSLQDVRLSVLDAKNKRVTSHEMDLLFTHFGVSGPAALRCSSFVNQLLRTQETATLTLDCFPETSASDLMADIRERAASSTKHLKNALTGFLPERLLLFFLEQIGISEQTYAQTSKEDIETFVSYCKNWTMTANKTFGLEKSFVTGGGVELKEVNPKELASKKIPGLYFAGEVLDVNGYTGGYNITTAFCTGYVAGTNAAYHAFG is encoded by the coding sequence ATGAGTAAAAAATTCGATGTCATCGTGATCGGCGGGGGCCCTTCTGGGATGATGGCCGCAATCACTGCCGCAATGAACGGGGCTCAGGTGGCTCTTTTTGAGAAGAATAAACGACTTGGAAAAAAATTATTGATGACGGGCGGCGGCCGCTGCAACGTGACCAATAATCGATCCGTGGATGATTTGATCGTCCATATTCCCGGCAACGGGCGCTTTTTATATAGTACGTTTTCGCAATTCGACAACCAAGATGTCATGCGTTTCTTCAGTGAACGCGGGGTCGCTTTGAAAGAAGAGGATCACGGGCGTATCTTCCCTGTCTCGGACAAATCTGCCACCATCGTCAATACATTAAAAGAAGAGCTGGAAACATTAAACGTCTCCCTGCACTTTAAAGAACCCGTTGAAAAAATCATCAGTGACGGTGCTGCCATTCAGGGTGTCCGTACTTCAGAAGGCGATTACTCCGCTAAAAGCGTGATCATTACGACCGGAGGCATCACATATCCTTCCACCGGCTCACAAGGCGACGGCTATCGCTTTGCTAAGAGTGTCGGACATCATGTCACGCCGTTATACCCGACAGAGTCTCCAATCTTTCTGACGGATGCTTTCGTTGAAGAAAAAACGCTGCAAGGTCTTTCACTGCAAGACGTTCGGCTCTCTGTGCTCGACGCTAAAAACAAGCGTGTGACCAGCCATGAGATGGATCTGCTCTTTACGCATTTCGGTGTCTCAGGACCAGCCGCTCTACGCTGTTCCAGCTTTGTAAACCAATTATTGCGCACACAAGAAACAGCAACCTTAACACTTGATTGTTTCCCTGAAACCTCGGCCTCTGACTTAATGGCGGACATTCGCGAACGCGCCGCATCCTCTACAAAACACTTAAAGAATGCCTTGACCGGCTTTTTACCAGAGCGCTTGCTGCTCTTCTTTTTAGAACAGATCGGGATCAGCGAACAAACGTATGCGCAAACATCAAAAGAGGATATAGAGACCTTTGTTTCCTATTGTAAGAACTGGACGATGACCGCCAACAAGACGTTCGGCTTGGAAAAGTCCTTCGTGACCGGCGGCGGGGTCGAGCTAAAAGAGGTCAATCCAAAGGAATTAGCCAGCAAAAAAATCCCCGGCCTGTATTTTGCCGGGGAAGTGCTAGATGTCAATGGGTATACAGGCGGGTACAACATTACGACGGCTTTTTGTACCGGCTATGTGGCAGGTACAAATGCTGCCTATCACGCATTTGGTTAA
- the ybaK gene encoding Cys-tRNA(Pro) deacylase, protein MAKKKIQKTNAVRLVEQKKIAYKEHEYAWSEDDLGAGHVSEQVAIAPARIFKTLVAVGNKTGPVVAVIPSDHELDLKKIAKASGNKKVEMLHLRDLEATTGYIRGGCSPIGMKKLFPTFVDASAENFEEIAISAGRRGLQIEIAPDAIVELTRGQFTELTH, encoded by the coding sequence TTGGCTAAGAAGAAAATTCAAAAGACCAATGCGGTTCGTTTAGTGGAGCAAAAGAAAATTGCTTATAAGGAACATGAATACGCATGGAGCGAGGATGACTTAGGGGCAGGGCATGTCTCTGAACAGGTCGCGATCGCTCCTGCGCGCATCTTTAAAACACTGGTGGCTGTTGGAAACAAAACAGGTCCTGTCGTAGCGGTCATTCCCAGCGATCATGAATTGGACTTGAAGAAAATTGCGAAGGCCAGCGGCAACAAAAAGGTGGAGATGCTGCATCTGAGGGATCTGGAGGCAACGACAGGGTACATTCGCGGCGGCTGTTCACCGATCGGGATGAAGAAGCTGTTTCCAACTTTTGTGGACGCTTCAGCTGAAAATTTTGAGGAGATCGCCATCTCTGCGGGCCGCAGAGGGCTGCAAATAGAAATTGCCCCCGACGCCATCGTAGAGCTGACGCGAGGACAATTTACTGAGCTGACACATTAA